The Zea mays cultivar B73 chromosome 7, Zm-B73-REFERENCE-NAM-5.0, whole genome shotgun sequence DNA segment AATTTCAAACAAGAAAACATATCTGATGCACATGctcacatattaaatcatcataTTAAATTATCACCACTAATTTTAGATCCAACGTCTCTAGTCGCTTGGTAAATTTAGCTAAGGGCACCATCTAACGTGGGGTGTAGTGGTAGAATGTGTTATTTGTAAATTACAATGATCAACCAGAGACATTAGATTTGAGATGAATAATAAtaatttaatatgtgcaccatatGCACTAAACTttcatgtgcaccagatatgtccTCTTCAAACAAACACCCTTTAGCATGGATCGAGCGAGCGTGGGTTTGTAATCAGCCGGTTTGTAATCGCTCATGGTTCAGCTTCGGTTGAGTAATGGAAATAGCTATTTCTTCGTTATAAAAACATCCCCACGCTTCAGACTTTAGACAGAAAGGGATGAGAGATCATCATCAGAGAAAAAGAGCTCGTGATGAGGGAGGTAAACACGAGGAGATCGAGCCGGCCGGGGCGGGCAAACCGCCATGCGCGTCTCGGTTCCTTCGTTGCCGTCGTCTGTTCCCATCCAGCTTCTCGACAGATCCGCTGGCACGCAGGCCGCACCACGTACTACTCTGATCTTCTCGCTTGTCCGTTCGCCTCGTCTCATTTCACATTTctccctcgcctcgcctcgcctcgcctcctcCGTCACCCACGCTCTCCCCCCTGAGGCTCGGTCGGGATGGAGCTGAAGCCAGGCTTGTCGGCCCTCGTCACCGGCGGCGCCTCCGGTATCGGTGAGCTAGAGCAACGCCGCCTCCGCTTCTGTCCTGATGCAGTTGTGCCGGGCTCCATTTCTCCAATGAGCACCTGGCCCCGTAGTCTGGGCCGCCTGGCCCGTTTGAGACGTTTGACTGCTCGAGCCTGGGTTTCTCCTTGGCTCGACAAAACTCTCTGCTCCGCCATCGGCGGTGCTGCAGCTGCTCTAGACATGCGGGCCTCCTAGTCATGGATTTTATAATCTCTCCATGCACCATTGGACAGCCTGCACTGTTTCACAGTTCACCTAGTACAACTTCTGGTGAGGCAGACGCACACAGTTCGATGAGAGACGGGAGCATAGGCTCATAGGATAAGCACGGCATCATTACGTCCTCTATTTATTTACTTCATTTTGTGCAGGGCAGCGATTTTACATTTTTACTATATATTCTTCGTAATGTGTTGGCTGACAGTTTCCGTTCTGTTTTTCAAGGGAAAGCTCTATGCATTGCTCTTGCGAGGAAGGGTCTGTTTGTGACTGTCATCGACCTCTCTGAAGAAAACGGAAGAGAAGTTGTTTCATTAGTTCAAAAGGAAAACAAACATGTCCATCAATATGCTAGAGTTCCATCCGCCATATTCATCAAGTGTGATGTTACCAATGGAGGTAAGTTCTTGCAGGGGATGAAGATTGATATTCTGTAGTACTAGTACTTAGATTATCAAAagttcaaaactattcatttgagtttTCTATTGATGTTTGATGCTATGTTTTGACCGCAACATATTACATAGTTCAAGCAACTGCACTCGATTGTCATTGACTGAAAATACCATAAACGTTTTAGAAATGTATTTAATATCTAGGGTTTTAGGATCATAATGTGAAACACTATTGTGTCAGATCTTTCGATTCTGTCTCCTAGAATATAGTTACGCGGGGGCTATGGTAACTGGCTTAATTATTCTCATTGGATGTTCACTTGCTTTATGATTTCAGCAGTTCACTGGAGCCATAATTTTTGTGCCATCCTATTTGTCATGATCTTAAAGATTTACATTGGTTTGACATGTAGAGGATCTTGCTGCTGCTTTTCGAAAACATGTGGACACATTTGGTGGACTAGATATATGCATCAATTGTGCTGGATTTGTCAACAAATCGTTGGTTTACGATGATAAATCTGACGGAACTTCCACTTGGAGGCGTGCTGTAAATGTGAATCTTGTTGCTGTTATCGATGGGACGCGCATTGCAGTAAGCCTCACATCAACTATGCTTGTTGTAATAGAATTGAAGTAATACCGAGTGCTGCTCTGTGCTAATATTTGTTGCCTTGGTTTAATGCATATATATTTCAATTTCTGTTGATATAGTTATTGAACAAAAAATAGTTATCTTTTTCCAGTAATATTGCCCTTATTGAAAGATAAGAAGTAATAGTTTAATCAGAATATAGCATGCCCTTGTCCCTGAAGAATAGGTAGTAGGTTAATTTTGGATTTGTGACTTGATAATTTGTAGATCATTCTTGCATTGTctgcaaattttgaatttttttCTTCGCACTACTTAAAAACGTAACATCAATTTTCATACAAGTTATCTTTACTTTTTTTTGCAAAATTAAACAGGTATACTACTAATAATTTTTTTCCACAATAGTCTCAAGTAATGCGATCCCAGAAGAAGCCCGGCGTCATAATAAATATTAGCTCAGTTGCTGGCATATATCCTATGAGCTATGAACCTGTGTATAGCGGGACAAAAGGTTCGTTTCTTACTCAAGACAGATACACTATCCATATGCTGAGTGTGTTGGCAGCAGAGCAGTTGCAACGGGAACTTATTTTGAATTTATCTAATACTATTGATTCGTAGAAAATAATTCACACACTGATTAATTTACTCCAAGTGACACAAACCGCAACTTGTAAATATATTTAGATTTGGGTCATGTATAGCTCAATGCTAAACTGTTCGGCATGTGTGTACACTGTGTGACCTCAAACTTAATTTTTGTAGGGGGTGTGGTTATGTTTACACGATCACTTGCTCCACTGAAGCGGTATGGCATTCGTGTCAATGTACTGTGCCCTGAGGTATTAAGATTTGCATGACTGGAGCGGAGGGATATATAGCTAATTGTTTC contains these protein-coding regions:
- the LOC100381799 gene encoding uncharacterized protein LOC100381799, whose product is MRVSVPSLPSSVPIQLLDRSAGTQAAPRKALCIALARKGLFVTVIDLSEENGREVVSLVQKENKHVHQYARVPSAIFIKCDVTNGEDLAAAFRKHVDTFGGLDICINCAGFVNKSLVYDDKSDGTSTWRRAVNVNLVAVIDGTRIASQVMRSQKKPGVIINISSVAGIYPMSYEPVYSGTKGGVVMFTRSLAPLKRYGIRVNVLCPEVLRFA